A stretch of Telopea speciosissima isolate NSW1024214 ecotype Mountain lineage chromosome 11, Tspe_v1, whole genome shotgun sequence DNA encodes these proteins:
- the LOC122644608 gene encoding peroxisome biogenesis protein 3-1-like — translation MLSLRNFWRRHRRKLFVTVGVLGSGYAMYKLYHAHKQRLFDLEREFEGGRATDELIKAQLQAHFGNIQRVADSITLPSSMHYLRSRISEELDHSPLIAKLEQGKGQPSTLTSLEKQQLWERLKILSFTSMVLSLWAMTLLSLYIRIQVNILGRHLYIDTARDLESSHLLEETDPFERHSQQEFLATADYLSGDGMNTLISDMQTAAAEVLKGKQLRDLLNTSQLHETIVQILDIFMSVGAPNHWVTYLMPENAISYKHQMATSSSVLLPDVTKLDQLLVETRAVLLSDDFSNVVTISLRTVVDALMDDFGLQLGGNSSRGIPLAKLLPRVAQMGPLLLEEPGSNRFIQIIRRLPEVEVFYTLLYANMPPS, via the exons ATGCTTTCTTTAAG GAATTTTTGGAGAAGGCATAGAAGGAAGCTTTTTGTTACGGTTGGAGTTTTAGGAAGTGGGTATGCTATGTATAAGCTTTATCATGCTCACAAGCAGAGGCTCTTTGATTTGGAGAGAGAATTTGAAGGCGGGCGGGCAACCGATGAACTCATTAAGGCCCA ACTGCAAGCCCATTTTGGGAACATTCAAAGAGTAGCTGATTCAATAACATTGCCTTCATCAATGCACTATTTGCGTAGCCGGATATCAGAGGAGTTGGACCATTCACCCTTGATTGCGAAGCTTGAGCAGGGGAAGGGTCAGCCCAGCACCCTTACGTCTTTGGAGAAGCAACAACTATGGGAAAGACTCAAAATTCTAA GTTTCACAAGCATGGTGTTATCATTGTGGGCGATGACACTGCTTAGCCTATATATAAGAATACAAGTCAACATTTTAGGCAGACATCTATACATTGATACAGCCCGGGATCTGGAAAGCTCTCATCTACTG GAAGAAACAGACCCATTTGAAAGACACAGTCAGCAAGAATTTTTAGCAACTGCTGATTACCTTTCTGGTGATGGCATGAACACATTGATCTCAGACATGCAGACAGCTGCAGCCGAAGTTCTCAAGGG AAAACAGCTGAGGGATCTGTTAAATACTTCCCAACTTCATGAAACCATTGTGCAAATACTGGACATTTTCATGAGTGTTGGGGCCCCTAATCACTGGGTGACCTATTTAATGCCGGAAAATGCTATATCATACAAACATCAAATGGCAACATCGTCTAGTGTGCTGCTTCCTGATGTTACCAAGCTCGATCAACTCTTGGTGGAGACACGTGCTGTCCTTCTGAG TGATGATTTTAGTAATGTTGTCACTATATCATTGAGAACAGTGGTGGATGCCTTGATGGATGATTTTGGGTTACAACTAGGAGGCAATTCTTCAAGAGGAATTCCCCTGGCCAAGCTGTTGCCTAGAGTTGCACAGATGGGTCCTTTACTGCTTGAGGAACCTGGCAGTAACAGGTTTATCCAGATCATCAGAAGGTTGCCAGAAGTTGAAGTCTTTTACACTCTTCTTTATGCAAATATGCCACCCTCATAG